TCGCAGAAGGCACGCACGCAGCTGCAGCTGAACGACGACCCGTCGGTCACGATCCACGGCTTCCCGTTCCTCACGCAGGCACTCGGCGGTGACTACAGTCACATCAGCGTGTCCGCCGCCGGCATCCCGGTCGCGGACAAGCTGCAGGACGTCGCGGTGAACGCCGAACTCGAGAACGTCAAGGCGCCGCTGTCCGACCTCGCGAACGGCAACACGAAGGCGATCACCATCGGCGAGCTGACCGGCTCGGTCACCATCAAGGCCGCCGATCTGGCCCGCGTCTCGCCGCTGGACAAGATCAAGGATCTCCGGATCGAGCCGTCGAGCACCGCGTACGTCAAGAACGGCGACGCCGGGCAGAGCGAGCCGACGCCGACCACCACGAAGACCACCGAGGGTCAAGCCGACCAGGACGAGTCGAGTACCGGTGTCCGCATTTCGGGACACCTGTCGTTCGCGGGCCGCGATCTGGAAATCTTCTGCTTCGCGATGATCGAGGCCGACGCGAAGGGCGGGACGATCAACTTCATCCCCAAGCGGCTGCAGTTCGGGAACAACCAGGAGACGACGGTCGTCCCCCAGGCGGTGCAGAACGCGCTGATGCCGAACTTCCGGGCATCGATCACCACGAAGGACCTCCCGCTGTCGGTCACCCCGACCGGCGTGCAGGTGCGGAGCGGATCGGTGACGATCAAGGGCAAGGCGGCGAACGTGTCCTTCGCGGACCTGAGCAAGTAAGGAGCGGCCGGTGACGGGGCTGTGGGTGCTCGTGGCGACGCTGGTGGCCGCCGTGGCCGCCGGCGCGCTGCTTCGGGCGCGCAACGGCCGGGTCCGGGACGCCAAACCCGCCCGCGAGCTGCCCGCGCCCGTCACCGACGTGCTCGACCCGGCGTCCGCCGTGACGCTGGTCCAGATCTCCACCACCTTCTGCGCGCCCTGCCGGCACGCGAAGGCCGTGCTCGCGCCGCTGGCCGAGCGGACCGACGGCCTGCACCACGTCGAGCTCGACGTGACGAACCAGCCGGAGGTCGCGCAGTCGCTGGCCGTGCTGCGGACGCCGACCACGATCGCGCTGACCCCGGACGGCCGGGAGCTCCTGCGCGTCGGCGGCGTCCCCAAGGGGCCCGAACTGCTGGCCGCCCTGCGGCCGCATCTCACCACCCGGACGTCCTGACCAGGGTGTTGTCCCAGAAAACGGGAACCGTCCCAAGGGATGAACGTGGTTCCCACTCTGAGGGAGCTCTGGGTACCCTCGCACCCGTGACCCGGCTGACCACCTTCTTCTTGACGCAGCGACGCGCAGTCGACCTCTGCCGCGTCCGCAGCAGCCTGTGTCGTGTTCAGTCCGACCGGCGCTGAAGCACGTCCGGTCCCAGCCAGCCCCTAAGCCGCTGAAGCGTGCCGTTCGCACGCACCCCCTCTGCTCCAGCTGGAGGAACGAATGCCCGCAGGACCGGCCGTCGACCCGCGAGGCCCGCGGTTCGCCGCCATCCTGACCACGATCGTCCTGGCGGTCGTGCTGGTCACCGGGTGGTGGCCGCTGCTGGCGATCCAGACCGTCGTGTTCGCCATCGGCGCGTTCATCGGGCTGAAGCCGGCGCCGTACTCGATCGTCTACCGCAAGCTCGTGGCCCCGCGCCTCGGTCCGACGGACGAGCGGGAGGACGCGGCGCCGCTGCGGTTCGCCCAGGCCGTCGGGTTCGTGTTCGCCCTGGCCGGCACGGTCGGCTTCGCGCTCGACGTCAC
This window of the Amycolatopsis balhimycina FH 1894 genome carries:
- a CDS encoding TlpA family protein disulfide reductase, producing the protein MTGLWVLVATLVAAVAAGALLRARNGRVRDAKPARELPAPVTDVLDPASAVTLVQISTTFCAPCRHAKAVLAPLAERTDGLHHVELDVTNQPEVAQSLAVLRTPTTIALTPDGRELLRVGGVPKGPELLAALRPHLTTRTS
- a CDS encoding LmeA family phospholipid-binding protein produces the protein MVSRPVTRDDRPAPRPDARRRGRRARRWVIALVVLVLLLVGADFGAAAYAEHMISQKARTQLQLNDDPSVTIHGFPFLTQALGGDYSHISVSAAGIPVADKLQDVAVNAELENVKAPLSDLANGNTKAITIGELTGSVTIKAADLARVSPLDKIKDLRIEPSSTAYVKNGDAGQSEPTPTTTKTTEGQADQDESSTGVRISGHLSFAGRDLEIFCFAMIEADAKGGTINFIPKRLQFGNNQETTVVPQAVQNALMPNFRASITTKDLPLSVTPTGVQVRSGSVTIKGKAANVSFADLSK
- a CDS encoding DUF4395 domain-containing protein; this encodes MPAGPAVDPRGPRFAAILTTIVLAVVLVTGWWPLLAIQTVVFAIGAFIGLKPAPYSIVYRKLVAPRLGPTDEREDAAPLRFAQAVGFVFALAGTVGFALDVTPLGIVATAFALFAAFLNAAFDFCLGCEMYLLIKRFTPARAS